From a region of the Arachis ipaensis cultivar K30076 chromosome B09, Araip1.1, whole genome shotgun sequence genome:
- the LOC107618270 gene encoding uncharacterized protein LOC107618270, producing MPEPEESHNGVQPEPNPQSLTDQNPNPQPEPQSNPEPVPVPAAQARSEPEPRSEADPAVNNDADLSETAIRSNHTVDANPPAQPQLRKDEGNRTFTMRELLNGLKNESEPDKEDSNSPRTHQSQQQQQQQTQQNNAAMELINSVVGADEEGRSRQRILTFAARRYATAIERNPDDYDALYNWALVLQESADNVSPDSTSPSKDALLEEACKKYDEATRLCPTLHDAFYNWAIAISDRAKMRGRTKEAEELWKQATRNYEKAVQLNWNSPQALNNWGLALQELSAIVPVREKQKIVRTAISKFRAAIQLQFDFHRAIYNLGTVLYGLAEDTLRTGGSANAQEVSPNELYSQSAIYIAAAHALKPNYSVYSSALRLVRSMLPLPHLKIGYLTAPPAGRSLAPHNDWKRSEFILDHERLQQVPKGEQRQVPQTLAGRSTDAANGDKKTIKVDIADIVSVSACADLTLPPGAGLCIDTIHEPVYLVADSWESLDGWLDAVRLVYTIYVRGKSDVLAGIIAG from the exons ATGCCCGAACCAGAAGAATCCCACAACGGAGTCCAACCCGAGCCTAATCCCCAATCACTAACGGACCAAAATCCCAACCCTCAGCCAGAGCCACAATCGAATCCTGAGCCTGTTCCTGTACCTGCAGCACAGGCGCGATCAGAGCCGGAACCTAGATCCGAAGCTGATCCAGCTGTTAACAATGATGCAGATCTCAGTGAAACCGCGATCCGTTCCAACCACACGGTGGATGCCAACCCTCCGGCGCAACCTCAGCTTCGGAAAGACGAAGGGAACCGAACCTTCACCATGAGGGAATTGCTTAACGGATTGAAGAACGAGTCCGAACCTGACAAAGAAGATTCCAATTCTCCCCGCAC TCATCAGAgtcaacagcagcagcagcagcaaacaCAGCAGAACAACGCTGCAATGGAGTTGATAAACAGTGTTGTAGGTGCTGACGAGGAGGGCCGATCGCGGCAACGGATTCTCACATTTGCTGCCAGGAG GTATGCTACTGCAATTGAGAGGAATCCAGATGATTATGATGCACTATACAATTGGGCATTGGTGCTTCAG GAAAGTGCAGATAATGTTAGTCCAGATTCCACTTCACCTTCCAAAGATGCTTTACTTGAGGAAGCTTGTAAAAAGTATGATGAGGCCACTCGCCTTTGCCCCACACTACATGAT GCTTTCTACAATTGGGCTATAGCAATCTCTGATCGGGCAAAAATGCGTGGTCGCACAAAGGAAGCTGAAGAACTATGGAAACAG GCAACACGGAACTACGAAAAAGCAGTCCAGCTCAACTGGAACAGCCCTCAG GCACTTAACAACTGGGGACTTGCCCTTCAG GAACTTAGTGCCATTGTTCCAGTTCGAGAAAAGCAAAAGATTGTAAGAACTGCTATCAGCAAG TTCCGTGCAGCTATTCAATTACAATTTGATTTCCATCGGGCAATTTACAATCTCGGAACTGTTCTG TATGGTTTAGCCGAGGACACCTTAAGAACTGGGGGATCCGCGAATGCTCAAGAAGTTTCACCTAATGAATTGTACAGCCAATCTGCAATATATATTGCAGCTGCTCATGCATTGAAACCAAATTATTCA GTTTATAGCAGTGCCTTGCGGTTGGTGCGATCTATG CTACCGCTACCACATCTTAAAATTGGATATTTAACGGCACCTCCCGCGGGGAGATCACTTGCACCTCATAATGACTGGAAACGATCAGAATTTATTTTGGATCACGAAAGGCTTCAACAG GTGCCCAAAGGCGAACAGAGACAAGTGCCTCAAACTCTCGCAGGCAGATCCACAGATGCAGCAAATGGAGATAAAAAGACAATCAAAGTAGATATAGCAGATATTGTTTCAGTATCAGCTTGTGCTGACCTAACCTTACCACCTGGTGCAGGCCTCTGCATCGATACAATTCACGAACCTGTTTACCTG GTTGCTGACTCGTGGGAATCGTTAGATGGATGGCTCGACGCAGTTCGTTTAGTATACACAATTTATGTACGGGGCAAAAGTGATGTGCTGGCTGGAATTATAGCGGGAtaa